Proteins encoded in a region of the Phoenix dactylifera cultivar Barhee BC4 chromosome 3, palm_55x_up_171113_PBpolish2nd_filt_p, whole genome shotgun sequence genome:
- the LOC103706271 gene encoding R3H domain-containing protein 1-like: MPGEEMESPASCSADAGAQREKEGVLALVDPFLAEALENPRHRLSVLRMELEIQKFMWNSDQYQFEFQHLPTSYLRCAAHRVAQHYGLQTMAPESIIDGLGSRVIARKTPDSKFPAVSLSEVPTKPPEKETNEQVKIAIRPRPSKASPSDAVELGIKRCATRTVEERKEEYDKARARIFSSSSSPEVEQLSSSADGRSMCSGKDEQEHHRTSEENEKTNTKDGTSRVAIFRDREKDRSDPDYDRSYGRYVRGLKLGQNFGLGACNALQSPFLQYETGISQFCQLPGNQTPMNYNLSNLTMNPFCSFGCNQTTKEAVYMQWPNPAVSYENSYEHFRHGVFEAPFYQQPLSFEHTQNC, translated from the exons atGCCGGGGGAGGAGATGGAGTCTCCAGCGAGCTGCTCTGCCGACGCCGGCGCCCAGAGGGAGAAGGAGGGGGTTCTTGCGCTGGTGGATCCGTTCCTCGCGGAGGCCCTGGAGAATCCTCGCCATCGGCTCAGCG TTCTACGGATGGAGTTGGAAATTCAGAAGTTCATGTGGAACTCTGATCAATATCAATTTGAGTTTCAGCACCTCCCAACTTCATATCTTAGGTGTGCTGCCCATCGTGTTGCTCAACACTATGGGTTACAGACTATGGCACCTGAAAGCATTATAGATGGTTTAGGTAGCAGAGTAATAGCAAGGAAAACACCTGACAGCAAATTTCCAGCTGTCAGTTTATCAGAAGTTCCTACAAAACCGCCTGAAAAAGAGACCAATGAACAAGTAAAGATTGCTATTCGCCCCAGGCCAAGCAAAGCTTCCCCAAGTGATGCAGTTGAGCTAGGAATTAAAAGATGCGCTACGAGAACTGTGGAAGAGCGGAAGGAGGAATATGACAAAGCTCGGGCCCGTATTTTCAGCAGTTCAAGCAGTCCAGAAGTGGAACAGTTGTCATCTTCAGCTGATGGGAGAAGCATGTGTTCAGGTAAGGATGAGCAGGAGCATCATAGGACttcagaagaaaatgaaaagacTAATACAAAAGATGGTACTTCTAGAGTTGCCATTTTCAGAGATAGGGAAAAGGACCGCAGTGATCCTGATTATGATCGGAGCTATGGAAG GTATGTTAGAGGTCTCAAACTTGGTCAGAATTTTGGCTTGGGGGCATGCAATGCTCTTCAATCGCCGTTCTTGCAGTATGAGACAGGGATTTCTCAGTTTTGTCAACTGCCAGGGAACCAAACTCCTATGAACTACAACCTGTCTAACCTAACCATGAACCCGTTTTGTTCTTTCGGATGTAATCAGACCACCAAGGAGGCTGTCTACATGCAGTGGCCCAACCCTGCTGTGAGCTATGAGAATTCCTACGAGCATTTTAGACATGGCGTTTTCGAG GCTCCATTTTACCAGCAACCTCTGAGCTTTGAGCATACACAGAACTGCTAG